The genomic segment TACCTGAAGTACCAGAACAAGCGCGCCGACTACCTCAAGGCGTGGTGGAATGTCGTGAACTGGGACGAGGTCAACAACCGCCTGAAGATGGGCCGCTAGGCTGGTTTGCCGGGGAGGCGGCGGCTAGCGCCGCCGCCGTCGCCCAAGCTTGCCACGGTCTGGGTCGCCCTCAGGACGTGCGCCGGTGACAGGCAAGTCGCGCATGACGTCGGTGGAGGGGGCTGACCCGACCGAGGCGTCCGCACCCTGAAGAATCGTGAGGGTGTCCGGGTCGGTGGGCTGCTGGAGCGTGCCACTGAGCAAGATCGCGTGGGGCACGGGCCGCGATGGCAGGTCCTTGGCGGTGTGGCCGGTCGCGATAATCTTGCCGTCGTAGACAATGCTGGTGGAGAAGCCCGAGTCCATCAAGACCGCCTCGTGGACCCCTGCGGCTGCCGCGCCCTTGGCCATCATCTCCGTGGTGATCACCTCCATGGTCGCGCCCAGCACGGGCTCGCCCTTGTCGGTGACCCCGAAGAACGCGCGCTTTCTCGGGTCGTTGAAGTCCCGCGCGGCGTAGGGGCCGATCTCTTTCTTCGTGCGGGCAACCCCATCGTGGACGATCCACGCGCCGCCCAGAAAGACATCGCTCATGTTGGGCATGAGGGAGAGCAGGCTGACCTCGTCGTTGTTGGCGTAGGGGTTGAACGGAACAATTGCGATCTTCTTGGGGCCCCAGACCACGAGGGGGCGGTTCCAGATGCGCGGCATGCGCAGCTTGTCTTCATCGGCGAAGAAGGCGTTCTCGATCTGGGTGCGACAGGGGCCGATCAGGGCATTGTCCACCGAGCGCAGGTCCGCATTCACGAAAAACGTCCCGTTCATCCCCGCGACTGTGTTGGGTGTGTCGCGGATAAACTCGCCCACGGACTTGCGGCCCGTGTCGGTGGCGCGGACGGTGAGCGGCCTGCCGCCCTTGACCAGCACGAGCTTGATGCCGTCGTAGGTGCCGGTCTCTAGGCGCACGGGGGTCTCGGCGAGGTCCCGCTCAAACACGGCGGCCGGTGCCTCGACCGTGATCCGCTGGCACTCCTCCCAGGCCTTTTGCAGGCGTGTGTGGATGTAGCGATTGACCGCCAGGATGCTGGGCGACTGCTCCGCGGGGCCGTTCTCGACCGTGAAGCCCAGCGTGTAGCCGATCTGCTGCGCGAGGGCGAAGGTCTGGGCATCGCCGCGGCCCTCGGGGTAGGCGATCTGCGTGACCGGATGGCCCAGCTGCGCCTCTAGGAGCTGCTTGGCATCGGCCAGCTCGGTCTGCTGGACATCGAGGGGGAGCTTCTCAAACTCGCCGGGGTGGGTGACCGTGTGCGAGCCGATGGTGACTAGCTTCTCGCTATCGAGCTGCTTGAGGGTCTCCCAGCTCATCTTGGGGTGGGGCCCCTTGGTATTGCCCACAAAAGCGGTGTGGACAAACATCACGCTGGGGATTTTCTTCTCTTTGAGCAGGGGGTAGGCGTTCTTGTAGAAGCCCAGGTAGTTATCGTCGAAGGTGAGCAGGACGGCTTTTTCAGGGACCTCGTCGCCGCGCACGAGGTGGCGCTGGAGCTGCTCGACACTGATAAACTGCGCGCCCTGCTTCTCCAGATAGGCGATCTGGTCCTTAAACTCATCGGCGGTGCAGTCGAAGAAGACTGTCTTTTGCTTCTTGGTGGCGACAATGTCGTGGTACATGATCACCGGGATGCGCCGGCCCTGTGCCCGGGGCGAGATTCCCCCAAAGATGGTCGGGTCGAACGGTCCGGGAGTCGCGGGGCGCTCGGGCGTAGCCGGGGTCTCCGTGGGAGGAGCACTGGATTGGGTTCGCGAGGGACACTTTGCACCACTAAGTGCGACGGCGGCGAGCGCCAGAAAACACAGAGACTTCTTCATGCGCTTTTCAGTATACCCTGCTCTCTATTTGGGGAGGCGCTCGACTAGCTCGCGGAACTCGCGGACATCCTCGAACTGGCGGTAGACCGAGGCGAAGCGAACATAGGCGACCGTGTCGAGCAGGCGGAGCTTTTCCATCAAGAGCTCGCCAATCGCCTGCGACGATACCTCGCGCTCGGCGCGGGCGTAGAGGGCGCGCTCTAGCTCATCGACTAGCTGGGAGAGGGCGGCATCGGGGACGGGGCGCTTCTTGCAGGCGAGCTCGATGGCGCGGCGGAGCTTGCCCCGCTCGAAGGGCTCGCGGGCACCGTTGTTCTTGAGCACCATCAGGCGCAGCTCCTCCACCTCCTCGAACGTGGTGAAGCGACCCAGGCAGGACTCACACTCACGCCGCCGCCGAATGGCCGCTCCTTCACGGATGGGACGAGAGTCGAGGACATGGTCTTTGTCGAGAGTTCCACAGTACGGACAGCGCATAGATCCCTCCATTCTACCTGAACTCTGGTATCCCTGGTACGTCTAGCAGGTATATTGTCAGGCAGTAACTACCGATAACAGAGAGAAAACCTGTGAAGTCACCCAGCCGACTATGGTATAACCTATCATACTTACCAGGGTAGTTCTGAGGGATCATCGCTAACTATGAGTCTGGAAAATGCACCACTAGATGCCCCGCTGACCGATGTCGTCGAGCGGACACCGTCCCTACGACGAGCCTATGTCCTGTTTATGGATATCATTGGCTTCAGTCGGCTTAAGACTGCACAGCAGGTCGCGGCGCAGAAAGAGCTCTCACGCATGGTGCAGGAGATCCCTGAGGTGGTGGCGGCCCGCTCAGATCGAGATAACTTTATCGCACGTCCTACCGGCGATGGGATGGCGCTCCTCTTCTTCAAGGACCTGCTCTCCCCCCTGCGCTGTGCGCTCCAGATCCACCAGCACCTCAAGTACAACGCCGCCGAGATCAAACAGACGGTGGGGGCGGAGTTTAAGATGCGCATGGGCATCCATGCCGGTGAGGTCACGCTGGTCGAGGACATGAACCGCAACATGGACGCAGCCGGTGAGGGGATTATCACGGCACAGCGCGTCATGGACCTCGGGGATGAGGACCATATCTTGCTCTCGTCGGAGGTGGCCAAAGTCCTCAAGGGGATCGAGCCCTGGGCCAACTACCTCACGGACCTGGGAGAGGTGCGGGTCAAGCACAAGGTCGTGGTGCATGTCTACAACCTCTACGGACGCCTGGATGGTCCCTTCTGCGGGAACCCGTCGCGGCCCCGTGGTGTCGCAGAGGACTCCAAGAACCGGGCGAAGGAGGCGCGTGCACAGCGCCCTGGTCTGGGAGACCTGCTCCTGCCCTACAAGAAGCCGATTATCGCCATGGTGCTCCTGGGAGGCCTGGGCTACGGTGGCTATGCCTACAACCAGAGCACCAATGGGGGCCTGGTGAAGAAGTTCGACGAGCTCAAAGCATCGCTGGCGCCCAAGCCGGGCAGTGACTCCAAGAAGAACAATGGTAAGCCGAGCAAGCCGGGCAAGGGAAAGACCACGAGCGCACGGCCCTCGGGTGGAGTGGTGGCGAGCAGCGGTGGCGGTGGCGGCGGTGGCAATAGGAAGATCACTGTCCCGAAGGTGGTGGGTGACGATGCCTCGGTGGCGGAGCAGGCCCTCTCTGACTCGGGCTTCAATGTCTCCCGACAGCCTGTCTCCAGCAAGATGCCCGCGGACCAAGTCGTGAAGCAGTCTCCCAGCTCCGGGAGCAAGCTCGCGCCCGGTGCGACCGTCAAGATCTGGGTCTCGAAGGGGGTGGAGGACAACACCCATGAAGGCGGCGAGACCGGCGGGGGCGATAGCAATGGCGGCGAAGAGGTCAAGCCGGACACGGGTGGGGAGAAAGAGGGCGGCGCGTCTTCTTCAGGCGATAGCGGCAACGAGTAGCCTGCTGTGTCTGGGGTGATCGAAGGGATGCTACGGCGCATCCCCCTCTTCTCCGAGCTGGGGGAGACCGAGCTTGCTCCGCTGGCGCTGCGCTGCCGACGGCGGCTCTTTCCGCCGCGTGAGGCGCTCTTTCACGAGGGAGACGCGGGCCAGACGCTCTATCTGATCCTTACAGGGCATGTCAATATCCAGCGGGAGACTCCCGAGGGGACCATTGTCCATGTGGCGCGGCGTGGCCCTGGGGAGCACTTTGGCGAGCTCTCCCTCTTCGATGACATGCCGCGCTCCGCCGATGCCATCACCGACACTGCCTGCGACCTGCTCATGCTCGACCGTCGTGAGCTTCTCTTTTTTTTGGAGACCCACCCTCAGGTCTCGTGGGAGATCATCCGCACGCTCTCGCTTCGCCTGCGGGAGGCATCGGACCGCATGGTCAGCAGTGAGACCCGCGATGTACTCGCCCGCCTGGCGTCGTACTTGCTGGAGAGTGCTGAGGCATCCCTGCCCGACCACAACGGCCACGTGCGCCTCTCCGGCCTCTCTGATAGCCGGCTTGCACAGCGGATTGGCGCGACCCGTGAGACTGTCAACCGGCGCCTCGCACGCCTCAAGCAGATGGGGATTGTGGGGCGCGACGGCATGGCGCTGGTTATCCTCAACCCCGAGCGCCTCCGCCACCTCTGCTAGCCGCTTCTTTTTTCTCCTATCGGGAACAGAGCTGCTTCTTCTTTCGTAATAACTTTGTTTGGCAAAGTTCTTTTTATGGAGGATATGATGATGGAAGACGAGAGAGAGAGGCTGCGGCCGGGCGCGCTCCTGGTAGCGGCGCTTGTCTTGGGAACACTGGCGGATCTGCTGCTCTACAAGCAGGGGCAGGGGCTTGGGGGGACTCTGTTCTTGCTGGCGCTCCCCGTGGCACTGGGAGCGCTACTACGCCACCACGGGATTCGACCGCAGGGGAGTAGTCTCTGGCCGCTGCTGGGGGCCTACGCGTTCTTTGCAATCATGCTCACCGTGCGCGCCAGCGTCTTTGTCACCGAGCTCAACGTGCTGGCCTGTGTCTTTCTCTTGGGCCTGATCGCCTGCTTCACCGTGCCAGGGCAGCTCCGTGAGCTACGCCTGGGAGAGCTACTGAAGGCACCGCTTGTGCTCTTAGGAGCAAGCCTACACCGGGCTGCCCCCGCCGTTGCGGCTGTCTTTCTGGCGCTCAAGAGCACGGAGAGCCGCCGCAGTGCGGGGCCCCTCCTGCGGGGGCTCCTCCTCAGTGTCCCTGTTCTCTTGGTTCTTGTTCCACTCCTCGCCTCGGCGGATGCGGTCTTTGCCGGCTATGTCTCGTCGCTGGCACACTGGCTCCAGCCCGAGCGCTTCTCGGAGCAGCTTGGACGGCTCTTTCTGGTGCTGCTGACCGCGTGGCTGACCGCAGGAGGCCTCACCCTCGCACTCACCGCAAAACGGTCCTGCCCGGTGCGCCCCGAGCTTGAGGAGCTGCCGCTGGGCTTTGTCGAGGCGATGACCGTCCTCTCGAGCGTGGCGCTGGTCTTTGGGGCCTTTCTCTCGATCCAGCTCACCTATCTCTTCGGGGGAGCCGCGCGGGTTCTTGCTGTCCCCGGCCTGACCTACGCCGAGTACGCCCGCCGCGGCTTTGCGGAGCTGGTGACGGTCGCCTTGCTGACCCTGGCCTTGGTGCTGGGCCTCTCGGCGGTGACAAAGCGCACGGGGAAGCAGGGCGTGGGCTTTGCTACTCTCGCGACCGGGATTGTCGCCGAGACACTGGTGCTCCTGAGCTCGGCCTGGAGCCGCATGGCCGCCTACGAAGCCGCCTATGGCGCGACCCAGACCCGGCTGCATGTGGATGTCTTTATCCTCTGGCTGGGGGCCGCTCTGCTCTGGCTGGTCGTGACCCTCTGGTCGCGCCGGTGGTCGTCGCGCTTTGCCATCGGAGGGCTCTGCTGCGCACTGGGCTTTGCCGCGAGCCTGAACCTGCTCAACCCGGATGCGCTGGTGGCACGGCGCAATGTCCTGCGCTGGGAGCAGACCGGTAAGCTGGATGTCGAGGCGCTGATTGTCCTCTCCGATGATGCTGTCGCGCCTCTGATGCCCCTTGCCGAAAAGCTCCCTGCGGGCGGCTCACGCCAGCGGCTCGACGAGTGGATTGCGAGTCACCGCTACCCCGCCCCGACCTGGCAGAGCTGGCACGCCGCCGCCGCCTACCGGAAGTAGGCCCTACGCGACATCCTTGGGGGGATTGCGCCCGATCAGCGGGTACTGCTCAAAGTCCCAGACCTGCCCATTGACCCGCGGGGCATCGTCGGAGAGGAGCCAGTCCACCATGGCGGCGACATCCTCCGGGGTCTGCAACCCCCCGGAGGGCGCGACCGACTTGGGGAGCCGCTCGGGCCAGTCGGGCGGCAGCCCCTCGGAGATCTTGAGCGCGTACTCGCTGTCTGAGAGCGTCCAGCCCAGGTTGAGCTGGTTCACCCGCACCCCCTCAGCTCCGTGCGCATCGCCTAAGTTGCGTGTCAGCACCATCAGCCCCGCCTTGGTCATCGAGTACGCGAGCAAGTTGCGCTCCCCACAGTAGGCATTCGACGAGCCGATATTGACGACGCGTCCGCCGCCCTGCGCCCGAAAATGGGGGAGCGCGGCCTGGATCAGCAGCAGCGGCGCACGCAGGTTCACTGCCATCAATCGATCAAAGAGCCCCGCATCCGTGGTCTCTAGGTTCGAGCGTGTCGTCAGCGCCGCATTGTTCACCAGCGCATCCAGCCGCCCGTAGCGCTCCACCACCTTCGCGATCAGCGCCTCCGGGACGCTTGCCTCCGCCAGATCGCCCGCAACCCCGGCCAAGCCCTCCAGCTCCGCCGCCGTCTGCGCGTGCCGGACCACCGTCCAGCCCTTCGCCTCCAGCCGCTCGGCGATCACCCGCCCGATTCCCCGAACACTGCCGGTGACCAGCGCTATTTTTTGAGTCATTTAGATAATCCTTGGGTTTTGGTAGGTAAAGCGAAGCCCCGGTCGCTGCGTTTTCAAGTGGGCTACCTGCGCCTCGCTAAGGCCAGCGCTACGAAGGAAAAAGCGCGAAAGGGCAGGCAGGGTGTTTGAGCTGAGGAGCTGCTCGTAGTGCTCGAAGGGCACACAGCTGGCTTCCCAGTTCGGCATATAAAACTGTGCGTAGTCGCTGAACTCAACGTGCAGTAGCTGAGAAAAGCAACGCGACTGTGCGAGCTGGGCGATAAAATCCTGGTGGTCGTAGCCGCAGTCTAGGTGCAGGAGCCGGAGGGGGTGACTAGCGCGCTCGCAGAACGTGGCATCGGGAGCCGACGGACTCCAGAGCTCAATGAGCGCGGGCATGCGGTCCAGAAGCGCACCAAGCTGGCCACTCTCTTCGTAGCCCCTACCGACGATGAAATGATTGTGGTTCTCCGGGGGCGTCCGTGCGATCTGGAGCGACTGTAAGCACGGAAACTGTGTCTTGGTCTCGAGAAGCGGCGTAAAGTCCCACTCACGGGTGCCATTTGCGCCCTCGTCTGGACTGCGTAGGCTGAGCCATCGTAGTGTCTCGGCGAGCTCAGGGGCGGCTAGGAGTGTCAGCAGCTCTGGGAAAAACTCCTCGCTGTCGCCAAAGTAGTCCACAAACCAGAAGCCCGCTTGCTGAGTGAAGAAAAGGCGCTGTGCCAGCTCAGGCCAGCCGGTACTAAAGCCGTCGTGGTGCATCCGCGCTTGCAAGGCTTGGAGGGCTTCGTGAAGAGGAATGTTTCTAAACACGCTTCTCGTACCGGCTGCGGAGGGGTTAGCCTTGGGCGTGGATGCGCTCGCAGATGTGGCGGACGATCTCCTCCAGGTTGTTGCTGGCGCTCTTGAAGGCGTAGTCATCGACCGTGAGCGGGGCACCCAGCACGACA from the Armatimonas rosea genome contains:
- a CDS encoding PASTA domain-containing protein: MSLENAPLDAPLTDVVERTPSLRRAYVLFMDIIGFSRLKTAQQVAAQKELSRMVQEIPEVVAARSDRDNFIARPTGDGMALLFFKDLLSPLRCALQIHQHLKYNAAEIKQTVGAEFKMRMGIHAGEVTLVEDMNRNMDAAGEGIITAQRVMDLGDEDHILLSSEVAKVLKGIEPWANYLTDLGEVRVKHKVVVHVYNLYGRLDGPFCGNPSRPRGVAEDSKNRAKEARAQRPGLGDLLLPYKKPIIAMVLLGGLGYGGYAYNQSTNGGLVKKFDELKASLAPKPGSDSKKNNGKPSKPGKGKTTSARPSGGVVASSGGGGGGGNRKITVPKVVGDDASVAEQALSDSGFNVSRQPVSSKMPADQVVKQSPSSGSKLAPGATVKIWVSKGVEDNTHEGGETGGGDSNGGEEVKPDTGGEKEGGASSSGDSGNE
- a CDS encoding DUF4153 domain-containing protein, encoding MMMEDERERLRPGALLVAALVLGTLADLLLYKQGQGLGGTLFLLALPVALGALLRHHGIRPQGSSLWPLLGAYAFFAIMLTVRASVFVTELNVLACVFLLGLIACFTVPGQLRELRLGELLKAPLVLLGASLHRAAPAVAAVFLALKSTESRRSAGPLLRGLLLSVPVLLVLVPLLASADAVFAGYVSSLAHWLQPERFSEQLGRLFLVLLTAWLTAGGLTLALTAKRSCPVRPELEELPLGFVEAMTVLSSVALVFGAFLSIQLTYLFGGAARVLAVPGLTYAEYARRGFAELVTVALLTLALVLGLSAVTKRTGKQGVGFATLATGIVAETLVLLSSAWSRMAAYEAAYGATQTRLHVDVFILWLGAALLWLVVTLWSRRWSSRFAIGGLCCALGFAASLNLLNPDALVARRNVLRWEQTGKLDVEALIVLSDDAVAPLMPLAEKLPAGGSRQRLDEWIASHRYPAPTWQSWHAAAAYRK
- a CDS encoding SDR family NAD(P)-dependent oxidoreductase is translated as MTQKIALVTGSVRGIGRVIAERLEAKGWTVVRHAQTAAELEGLAGVAGDLAEASVPEALIAKVVERYGRLDALVNNAALTTRSNLETTDAGLFDRLMAVNLRAPLLLIQAALPHFRAQGGGRVVNIGSSNAYCGERNLLAYSMTKAGLMVLTRNLGDAHGAEGVRVNQLNLGWTLSDSEYALKISEGLPPDWPERLPKSVAPSGGLQTPEDVAAMVDWLLSDDAPRVNGQVWDFEQYPLIGRNPPKDVA
- a CDS encoding cyclic nucleotide-binding domain-containing protein, coding for MSGVIEGMLRRIPLFSELGETELAPLALRCRRRLFPPREALFHEGDAGQTLYLILTGHVNIQRETPEGTIVHVARRGPGEHFGELSLFDDMPRSADAITDTACDLLMLDRRELLFFLETHPQVSWEIIRTLSLRLREASDRMVSSETRDVLARLASYLLESAEASLPDHNGHVRLSGLSDSRLAQRIGATRETVNRRLARLKQMGIVGRDGMALVILNPERLRHLC
- a CDS encoding polysaccharide deacetylase family protein; amino-acid sequence: MKKSLCFLALAAVALSGAKCPSRTQSSAPPTETPATPERPATPGPFDPTIFGGISPRAQGRRIPVIMYHDIVATKKQKTVFFDCTADEFKDQIAYLEKQGAQFISVEQLQRHLVRGDEVPEKAVLLTFDDNYLGFYKNAYPLLKEKKIPSVMFVHTAFVGNTKGPHPKMSWETLKQLDSEKLVTIGSHTVTHPGEFEKLPLDVQQTELADAKQLLEAQLGHPVTQIAYPEGRGDAQTFALAQQIGYTLGFTVENGPAEQSPSILAVNRYIHTRLQKAWEECQRITVEAPAAVFERDLAETPVRLETGTYDGIKLVLVKGGRPLTVRATDTGRKSVGEFIRDTPNTVAGMNGTFFVNADLRSVDNALIGPCRTQIENAFFADEDKLRMPRIWNRPLVVWGPKKIAIVPFNPYANNDEVSLLSLMPNMSDVFLGGAWIVHDGVARTKKEIGPYAARDFNDPRKRAFFGVTDKGEPVLGATMEVITTEMMAKGAAAAGVHEAVLMDSGFSTSIVYDGKIIATGHTAKDLPSRPVPHAILLSGTLQQPTDPDTLTILQGADASVGSAPSTDVMRDLPVTGARPEGDPDRGKLGRRRRR
- the nrdR gene encoding transcriptional regulator NrdR, whose protein sequence is MRCPYCGTLDKDHVLDSRPIREGAAIRRRRECESCLGRFTTFEEVEELRLMVLKNNGAREPFERGKLRRAIELACKKRPVPDAALSQLVDELERALYARAEREVSSQAIGELLMEKLRLLDTVAYVRFASVYRQFEDVREFRELVERLPK